A region from the Azospirillum thermophilum genome encodes:
- a CDS encoding FixH family protein codes for MTIRRILRAAAILAALLLPGSGAALAHAVLVESVPADGTRVDAPPSDVRLRFNEPVSPVAVTAIAPGGKTVPLPEGRVEDETLHVPLPPDATAGTWLVSYRVTSADGHPVAGSILFGIGTSPDQSVARQQEGRNATLLAALAARAVHYGSLLAALGGGLFLLAVRPERAEVQRAVRRGQVLVTALAAFAVIANLGLAGAVLQGASPAALLTDGSWIAGLASSTGVSSAIALAGLLLLAAGYSSGSRAALALGALVATAALAATGHAATAPPRWASAPLVVLHGLAAGFWLGALWPLLVILRRCPRGEAALLVRRFSAWALAAVALLTVAGAGLSLLQIPSAGAVAPTLYGQLWLTKLVAVAALLALAAYNRFRLTPALDRADGVGRLGGSIRTELVTMGVVLVLTAGLGTTPPPRTLAGAEPSGSPAGASTPGTAARPAGFALATQQQGRTLVVEAVPARIGRNSLTIHLAGPDGMPLSPKEVTAELSLPSAGVEPVARPLTSAGPGIYRLDPLELPAAGDWSLRLDVLVDDFDKAILRVTLPVGGP; via the coding sequence ATGACCATCCGGAGGATCCTGCGCGCCGCAGCGATCCTGGCCGCCCTGCTGCTGCCCGGCAGCGGGGCGGCCCTCGCCCATGCGGTGCTGGTCGAGTCCGTGCCGGCCGACGGCACGCGGGTTGATGCACCGCCCAGTGATGTGCGTCTACGCTTCAACGAGCCGGTGAGCCCGGTCGCCGTCACCGCCATCGCTCCCGGCGGCAAGACCGTTCCGCTCCCGGAAGGACGCGTGGAGGACGAAACGCTGCATGTTCCCCTGCCGCCGGACGCCACGGCGGGAACCTGGCTGGTCAGCTACCGCGTCACCTCCGCCGACGGGCACCCGGTGGCAGGCTCCATCCTCTTCGGGATCGGGACGTCGCCGGACCAGTCGGTGGCCCGGCAGCAGGAGGGGCGGAACGCGACGCTCCTGGCGGCGCTCGCCGCCCGGGCGGTTCATTACGGCAGCCTGCTCGCGGCACTGGGCGGCGGCCTCTTCCTGCTTGCGGTCCGGCCGGAGCGCGCGGAGGTGCAACGGGCCGTGCGGCGGGGCCAGGTGCTGGTGACCGCGTTGGCCGCTTTCGCGGTGATCGCCAATCTCGGACTGGCGGGAGCAGTGCTGCAGGGAGCATCGCCCGCCGCCCTTCTGACGGACGGAAGCTGGATCGCCGGTCTTGCCAGCAGCACCGGGGTGAGCAGTGCGATCGCGCTGGCCGGGCTTCTGCTTCTTGCCGCGGGCTACAGCTCCGGCAGCCGGGCGGCCCTGGCGCTCGGCGCGCTGGTCGCCACAGCGGCGCTGGCCGCCACCGGACATGCGGCCACCGCACCGCCGCGCTGGGCCAGCGCACCGCTGGTCGTGCTGCATGGCCTCGCGGCCGGTTTCTGGCTCGGCGCCCTCTGGCCGCTGCTGGTGATCCTGAGGCGGTGCCCGCGGGGCGAGGCGGCGCTGCTGGTCCGCCGCTTCTCGGCTTGGGCGCTGGCCGCCGTCGCCCTGCTGACCGTCGCCGGAGCCGGCCTCAGCCTGCTGCAGATCCCCTCGGCCGGGGCGGTCGCCCCGACGCTCTACGGCCAGCTCTGGCTGACCAAGCTGGTCGCGGTGGCGGCCCTGCTGGCGCTCGCCGCCTACAACAGGTTTCGCCTCACCCCGGCGCTGGACCGGGCGGACGGGGTGGGCCGGCTGGGCGGCAGCATCCGGACGGAGCTGGTCACCATGGGTGTCGTGCTCGTGCTGACCGCCGGGCTGGGCACCACGCCCCCGCCCCGCACACTGGCGGGGGCGGAGCCTTCCGGTTCGCCTGCCGGCGCCTCTACGCCCGGCACTGCCGCTCGGCCCGCCGGATTCGCCCTGGCGACGCAGCAGCAGGGGCGGACCCTGGTGGTGGAGGCGGTGCCGGCACGCATCGGGCGCAACAGCCTGACCATCCACCTCGCGGGGCCGGACGGCATGCCGCTGTCGCCCAAGGAGGTGACGGCAGAGCTGTCGCTGCCCAGCGCCGGGGTGGAGCCGGTGGCCCGTCCGCTCACCTCCGCCGGACCGGGCATCTACCGGCTGGACCCGCTGGAGCTTCCGGCCGCCGGCGATTGGTCGCTGCGGCTCGATGTGCTGGTGGACGACTTCGACAAGGCGATCCTGCGCGTCACGCTTCCGGTGGGCGGGCCTTAA